From one Agathobaculum sp. NTUH-O15-33 genomic stretch:
- a CDS encoding 2-hydroxyacyl-CoA dehydratase, translating to MQTNDPKTFEAARVPFTEEMRKTYKILVPNMLPVQLGLICRLMKNYGYDMELLDTEGPAIVEQGLRNVHNDTCYPALLVIGQLMDAIESGKYDVSKIALIMPQTGGGCRASNYIHLLRKALQKNGYGFIPVVSLNFTGLEDNPGFKLTPKMLMQIAYSVLIGDLIMMVANQCRPYEVVPGSTDKAIEICMDAVANRFTGDRVVHYGEVKRLYRFVLEVFGKVRLDKREKKKLVGIVGEIYVKFSPLGNNNLEKFLLGEGCEPVLPGLMDFCLYTIYNSVIDRDLYGRAPKKAAAYKLVYQFVLGKQADIIKVMRRDGHFRPPMAFDEVRKKAQDIIGPGVKMGEGWLLPAEMIELITEGVRNIVCTQPFGCLPNHIAGKGMIRKIRETYPEANIVAVDYDPGASRINQENRIKLMLSSAE from the coding sequence TTGCAAACGAACGATCCGAAAACCTTTGAGGCCGCACGCGTGCCCTTTACCGAGGAAATGCGCAAGACCTATAAAATTCTGGTGCCCAATATGCTGCCCGTGCAGCTCGGCCTGATCTGCCGGTTGATGAAAAACTATGGCTATGATATGGAGCTGCTCGATACCGAAGGGCCCGCCATTGTCGAGCAGGGGCTCCGCAATGTGCATAACGATACCTGCTATCCCGCGCTGCTGGTCATTGGCCAGCTGATGGACGCGATTGAATCCGGCAAATACGATGTAAGCAAAATCGCGCTCATCATGCCACAGACCGGCGGCGGCTGCCGCGCGTCCAATTACATCCACCTGCTGCGCAAGGCGCTGCAAAAGAATGGTTACGGCTTTATCCCGGTCGTTTCGCTCAACTTTACCGGGCTCGAGGATAACCCCGGCTTCAAGCTCACGCCTAAAATGCTGATGCAGATCGCGTATTCCGTCCTGATCGGCGATCTGATCATGATGGTCGCGAACCAGTGCCGCCCCTACGAGGTCGTGCCCGGTTCGACCGACAAGGCGATCGAGATCTGCATGGATGCGGTCGCGAACCGCTTTACCGGCGACCGCGTCGTGCACTACGGCGAGGTCAAGCGCCTGTACCGCTTTGTGCTGGAGGTATTCGGCAAGGTGCGGCTGGATAAGCGCGAAAAGAAAAAGCTTGTCGGCATCGTCGGCGAGATCTACGTGAAATTTTCGCCCCTTGGCAACAATAATCTGGAAAAATTCCTGCTGGGCGAAGGCTGCGAGCCCGTTCTGCCCGGTTTGATGGATTTTTGCCTGTACACGATCTATAACTCGGTTATCGACCGCGACCTGTACGGCCGCGCGCCCAAGAAGGCCGCCGCCTACAAGCTGGTGTACCAGTTCGTTTTAGGCAAGCAGGCCGATATCATCAAGGTCATGCGAAGGGACGGCCATTTCCGCCCGCCCATGGCCTTTGACGAGGTGCGCAAGAAGGCGCAGGATATCATCGGTCCCGGCGTTAAAATGGGCGAGGGCTGGCTGCTGCCCGCCGAAATGATCGAGCTGATCACCGAGGGCGTGCGCAACATCGTGTGCACCCAGCCCTTCGGCTGCTTGCCCAACCATATCGCGGGCAAGGGCATGATCCGCAAGATCCGCGAGACCTACCCGGAGGCGAACATCGTCGCGGTCGATTACGATCCCGGCGCTTCGCGCATCAATCAGGAAAACCGTATCAAGCTGATGCTGTCAAGCGCGGAATAA